In Methanothermobacter sp., a genomic segment contains:
- a CDS encoding HAD-IC family P-type ATPase, with amino-acid sequence MARWKRLSEITISEVLEDLGTSDDGLREKEARRRLELEGLNEIKFRKPHPLLRFIKQFKSLLVYILLTVSVFTAIIDEWIDTAVIAGVVILNSIIGFIQEGKAAEAIESLQKLTESSSTVIRDSERKKIPSKFLVPGDIVIIEGGEKVPADIRVIESKNLLVDESALTGESVPVEKDNTPLNDDDIEKGEFRNILFSGTVATEGRAKGVVISTGTDTELGKIAEKVQGVEVKTPLLRKIDEFSRIIAVTIIAVAAFNFITALIFGYDAVFAFLASTSLAVAAIPEGLPAVLTVTLALAVKVMADKNAIVRNLPSVETLGSVTVICSDKTGTLTKNEMTVKCIYSGGVFYEVEGTGYNEEGRIKLKGSAITEVPRPLRDVLLCGLNCNNASLEGGKLHGDPTEAALIVAAHKGGIIDQKGRIDEIPFDSSRKYMAVLTDDGMIYVKGSPERVIEMCNYETTFDGIVPIERERLMVKLHEMTSRGLRVLAFAARKHSKAEIHDEDLHEMLFLGFQGMIDPPRPEAIEAVRKCKSAGIRIIMITGDHAGTAEAVAGELEIETRTVLTGLEISSMDPDELRKSLEECNVFARMTPEHKHIITEILRDDGEIVAMTGDGVNDAPALKMADVGVAMGSGTDVAKESADIVLADDNFSTIVAAVSEGRNVYERIRRIIYYVLPTSGGQALIILLSFLISPITDAFRVYLPLLPLQILWINMFDGVFLALPLVAEASDEAVLERPPRKPDEGIVDATFIRKVGLVSVAMALSGLSVFQIGILWGLTVPEARTVTFTTVIFVHVFYLLTARSLDESVLRIPATNKWVIYGILFTLFITILIVYVPALEFIFRTMAFPVQWWAIIIPFSLTGLLLIEIEKYFLRKGGGT; translated from the coding sequence ATGGCCCGGTGGAAGAGATTATCAGAGATTACTATCAGCGAGGTACTTGAAGACCTTGGAACTTCAGATGATGGTTTAAGAGAAAAAGAGGCCAGAAGAAGGCTTGAACTGGAGGGATTAAATGAGATTAAATTCAGAAAGCCACATCCACTGCTTAGATTCATAAAACAGTTCAAGAGCCTACTCGTATACATTCTGCTAACAGTCTCTGTCTTCACCGCAATCATAGACGAATGGATTGACACAGCTGTTATAGCCGGGGTTGTAATCCTAAATTCCATCATAGGATTTATACAAGAAGGTAAAGCAGCAGAGGCCATCGAATCCCTCCAAAAATTGACTGAATCCAGTTCCACAGTAATAAGGGATAGCGAAAGGAAAAAAATCCCCTCCAAATTTCTTGTACCAGGAGATATTGTCATAATTGAAGGAGGGGAGAAAGTACCTGCAGATATAAGAGTCATTGAATCAAAAAACCTTCTGGTGGATGAATCCGCCCTCACAGGCGAATCAGTGCCGGTTGAAAAGGACAACACCCCTTTGAATGACGATGATATAGAGAAGGGTGAATTCAGGAATATCTTATTCAGCGGGACAGTCGCAACAGAAGGTAGGGCAAAGGGAGTTGTAATATCAACTGGAACAGACACAGAACTCGGGAAGATAGCAGAGAAGGTTCAAGGAGTGGAGGTTAAAACGCCACTCCTAAGGAAGATTGACGAATTTTCACGCATAATCGCAGTTACAATAATTGCAGTTGCAGCCTTTAACTTCATCACAGCACTGATATTCGGTTATGATGCCGTATTTGCTTTTTTAGCATCAACATCCTTGGCTGTTGCAGCCATACCTGAGGGACTTCCGGCTGTCCTCACAGTCACCCTGGCCCTTGCAGTGAAGGTGATGGCAGATAAAAATGCAATAGTCAGGAACCTCCCTTCAGTAGAAACTCTGGGAAGCGTTACCGTAATATGCTCAGATAAAACAGGAACCCTTACAAAGAATGAGATGACAGTCAAATGCATATATTCTGGAGGGGTCTTCTATGAGGTTGAAGGAACAGGTTACAATGAAGAAGGAAGAATAAAGCTTAAAGGTTCGGCTATAACTGAAGTTCCAAGGCCATTAAGAGATGTTCTCCTCTGCGGCCTTAATTGTAACAATGCATCTCTCGAGGGTGGCAAGCTCCATGGTGACCCCACAGAAGCTGCACTGATTGTGGCAGCTCATAAAGGTGGAATAATAGATCAGAAAGGGCGTATAGATGAAATACCCTTTGATTCATCAAGGAAGTACATGGCTGTACTCACAGATGATGGTATGATCTATGTCAAGGGATCCCCTGAAAGGGTAATTGAAATGTGCAATTATGAAACCACCTTTGATGGGATTGTTCCCATTGAAAGAGAAAGGCTCATGGTTAAACTACACGAGATGACATCCAGGGGTCTTAGGGTCCTTGCCTTTGCAGCCCGAAAACATTCAAAAGCTGAAATCCATGATGAAGACCTCCATGAGATGTTATTCCTTGGCTTTCAGGGGATGATTGATCCCCCGAGACCTGAGGCCATTGAAGCGGTTAGAAAATGTAAATCTGCTGGTATAAGGATAATCATGATAACAGGGGATCATGCAGGCACAGCAGAGGCCGTGGCAGGTGAACTTGAAATCGAAACTAGAACTGTTCTTACAGGACTTGAAATTTCATCAATGGACCCTGATGAACTGAGGAAATCCCTTGAGGAATGTAATGTTTTTGCAAGGATGACCCCTGAGCACAAGCATATTATAACCGAAATTCTAAGGGATGATGGTGAGATAGTTGCAATGACAGGGGATGGTGTAAACGATGCCCCCGCCCTTAAAATGGCCGATGTTGGTGTTGCGATGGGAAGTGGCACTGACGTTGCAAAGGAATCAGCTGACATAGTTCTTGCAGATGATAACTTCTCAACCATAGTTGCAGCGGTCAGTGAAGGTCGAAACGTCTATGAAAGGATAAGGCGGATAATATATTATGTACTCCCAACCAGTGGTGGCCAGGCCCTCATAATACTCCTTTCATTCCTCATTTCACCCATCACTGATGCATTCAGGGTTTATCTGCCTCTACTACCCCTCCAGATTCTCTGGATAAACATGTTTGATGGAGTATTCCTAGCCCTACCCCTTGTGGCCGAAGCATCAGATGAAGCCGTCCTTGAAAGACCCCCCAGGAAGCCAGATGAGGGGATAGTGGATGCTACATTCATCAGGAAGGTCGGGTTGGTGTCAGTTGCAATGGCCCTTTCAGGCCTTTCGGTGTTCCAGATTGGAATTTTATGGGGTCTTACAGTTCCAGAGGCCCGTACAGTCACCTTTACAACCGTTATTTTCGTTCATGTTTTCTATCTCCTGACTGCAAGATCCTTGGATGAGTCAGTCCTCAGGATCCCGGCAACAAACAAGTGGGTGATCTATGGTATACTCTTCACCCTGTTTATCACAATCCTCATAGTATATGTACCTGCACTTGAATTCATATTCAGGACAATGGCCTTTCCAGTTCAATGGTGGGCCATTATAATTCCATTTTCTCTTACAGGTCTTTTATTAATAGAGATCGAGAAGTACTTCTTGCGAAAGGGTGGAGGAACATGA
- a CDS encoding heparan-alpha-glucosaminide N-acetyltransferase, which translates to MSIQKLDQRFWEVDLLRGIAVLMMITFHLFFDLNYLGIASFNIQGGLLWFFGRLTASIFIFLVGASLKLSYMRTVLSRYKGLLILKYVKRGLRILSYGFIITFVTWLLIGNGYIIFGVLHFIGVAIILSYPLLRYEKLNIPLAILFIIMGLFLLNQRFDINYLFWLGVIPKDFYTLDYFPILPWMGVVSIGIYTAGKLYNDYKRRFPLRDFSSYKIIGFLAFIGRHSLFIYFIHQPIIMIILFMIKIF; encoded by the coding sequence ATGTCGATTCAAAAACTGGATCAGAGATTCTGGGAAGTGGACTTACTCCGGGGAATTGCAGTTTTAATGATGATAACCTTCCATTTATTTTTCGATTTGAACTATTTAGGGATCGCATCATTTAACATCCAGGGGGGACTTTTATGGTTTTTTGGAAGATTAACAGCCTCTATTTTCATATTCCTTGTGGGAGCGTCCCTTAAGCTCAGTTATATGCGCACAGTCCTCTCCAGATATAAGGGCTTGCTCATTTTAAAATATGTGAAGAGAGGTTTAAGGATACTATCATATGGTTTTATCATCACCTTTGTAACTTGGTTGTTAATTGGTAATGGCTATATAATATTTGGGGTTCTGCATTTTATAGGAGTCGCTATAATACTCAGTTACCCTCTCCTGCGCTATGAAAAATTAAATATTCCATTGGCCATTTTATTCATAATAATGGGCCTTTTCCTCCTAAATCAAAGATTCGATATCAATTATCTTTTCTGGCTTGGTGTAATACCAAAGGATTTTTACACACTCGACTATTTCCCGATTCTACCATGGATGGGCGTAGTCTCCATTGGTATATACACCGCTGGGAAACTATACAATGACTATAAAAGGAGATTCCCTCTAAGAGATTTTTCAAGTTATAAAATTATAGGGTTTCTAGCATTCATTGGAAGACATTCACTCTTCATATACTTCATCCATCAACCCATCATCATGATTATCCTATTCATGATTAAAATCTTTTAA
- a CDS encoding hydroxymethylglutaryl-CoA synthase, whose protein sequence is MAGIVGYGVYIPLYRIKIEEIAKVWGDDPQTIMKGLIIEEKSVPAPDEDTATISVEAARNALKRGQIDPDKIEAIYVGSESHPYAVKPTATIVAEAIGATPQLTAADLEFACKAGTAGMQACLGLVKAGIIDYGLAVGADTAQGAPGDALEYTASAGGAAYIIGKSNLLAEIEATYSFTTDTPDFYRREGMPYPRHGGRFTGEPAYFKHVISAAKNIMERENLKTSDFDYAVFHQPNGKFYLKAAKKLGFKTEQIKPGLLTPKIGNTYSGATPIGLAATLDIAKPGDLILAVSYGSGAGSDAFIIRVEDGIEEKKELAPKVQEMIKNKTYINYALYAKFKEKLKMA, encoded by the coding sequence ATGGCTGGAATTGTCGGATACGGGGTTTACATCCCATTATATCGGATAAAAATTGAAGAAATAGCAAAAGTTTGGGGAGACGACCCCCAAACCATCATGAAGGGTCTAATCATCGAAGAGAAGTCCGTACCAGCCCCTGACGAGGATACCGCGACCATATCCGTTGAAGCTGCGAGAAACGCCCTGAAAAGAGGTCAAATAGACCCTGATAAGATAGAAGCAATATATGTGGGGTCAGAATCGCACCCATATGCTGTTAAACCAACCGCAACAATAGTGGCCGAAGCCATCGGGGCAACACCACAATTAACAGCAGCTGACCTCGAATTCGCATGTAAAGCAGGCACAGCCGGGATGCAAGCATGTTTAGGTTTGGTAAAGGCTGGGATAATAGACTATGGTCTTGCAGTAGGAGCTGACACCGCCCAAGGAGCGCCTGGTGACGCCCTAGAATATACTGCATCAGCAGGAGGTGCAGCATACATCATAGGAAAAAGTAATCTACTAGCAGAGATAGAAGCCACCTATAGTTTCACAACTGACACACCAGATTTTTACAGGAGGGAAGGCATGCCATATCCCCGTCACGGTGGCAGATTCACAGGAGAACCCGCATACTTCAAGCATGTGATCTCAGCTGCAAAAAACATAATGGAAAGAGAAAATCTCAAAACATCTGATTTTGATTATGCTGTATTTCATCAACCCAATGGTAAATTTTACCTTAAAGCAGCTAAAAAATTAGGCTTCAAAACAGAACAAATAAAACCTGGACTTTTAACTCCCAAAATAGGTAACACTTATTCAGGTGCAACACCCATTGGACTCGCAGCAACACTAGACATAGCAAAACCGGGGGACTTGATACTAGCAGTATCCTATGGTTCCGGCGCGGGAAGTGACGCCTTCATAATCAGAGTAGAAGATGGAATAGAAGAAAAAAAAGAACTTGCACCAAAAGTCCAAGAAATGATCAAAAATAAAACATACATCAACTAT